The following proteins are encoded in a genomic region of Streptomyces collinus Tu 365:
- a CDS encoding zinc-dependent alcohol dehydrogenase yields MTARPSQVLIEEPGAHRVEDHTPREPAPGEALVAVHAVGICGSDREVYQGNRPEGYVRYPLTPGHEWSGTVRAVGAGVPASLVGRKVVGEGFRNCQVCDRCHAGETTLCSAGYEETGFTQPGAMAATLTLPARLLHPLPDDADLTAAALLEPAACVAAAALKAAARPGERVAVVGTGTLGMFAVQFLRAVSPAELLVVGTRDDREALSRRFGATGFRLRDQDLPDDFDVVIETAGSASAARTAAALLRRGGRLVLTGIPAPGADGLDPTDLVVRQLEVHTVFGAPPDAWAHAVRVFGAGLLDPLPLVTHELPLTEFPQAIELVGAGDPKVGKVLLRP; encoded by the coding sequence GTGACCGCCCGGCCCTCCCAGGTCCTGATCGAGGAGCCCGGCGCCCACCGGGTGGAGGACCACACGCCGCGGGAGCCCGCGCCGGGCGAGGCGCTGGTCGCCGTGCACGCGGTCGGCATCTGCGGCAGCGACCGCGAGGTGTACCAGGGCAACCGCCCCGAGGGGTACGTCCGTTACCCGCTCACACCCGGCCACGAGTGGTCCGGGACGGTGCGGGCCGTGGGCGCCGGGGTGCCCGCCTCGCTCGTCGGGCGCAAGGTGGTGGGCGAGGGGTTCCGCAACTGCCAGGTGTGCGACCGCTGTCACGCGGGCGAGACCACGCTGTGCTCGGCCGGGTACGAGGAGACCGGGTTCACCCAGCCGGGCGCCATGGCCGCCACGCTCACCCTGCCCGCCCGGCTGCTGCACCCGCTCCCGGACGACGCCGACCTCACGGCCGCCGCCCTGCTGGAGCCGGCCGCCTGCGTCGCGGCCGCCGCGCTCAAGGCGGCCGCCCGGCCCGGCGAGCGGGTCGCGGTGGTCGGCACGGGCACCCTCGGGATGTTCGCCGTGCAGTTCCTGCGGGCCGTCTCCCCGGCGGAGCTGCTCGTGGTGGGCACGCGCGACGACCGGGAGGCGCTGTCCCGGCGGTTCGGGGCCACCGGCTTCCGGCTCCGCGACCAGGACCTGCCCGACGACTTCGACGTGGTGATCGAGACCGCGGGCTCGGCGTCCGCGGCGCGCACCGCCGCCGCGCTGCTCCGGCGCGGCGGGCGGCTGGTGCTGACCGGCATCCCGGCGCCGGGCGCGGACGGGCTGGACCCGACCGACCTGGTGGTCAGGCAGCTGGAGGTACACACCGTCTTCGGGGCACCGCCGGACGCCTGGGCACACGCCGTACGGGTGTTCGGCGCCGGACTGCTCGACCCGTTGCCGCTGGTCACGCACGAACTGCCGCTGACCGAGTTCCCGCAGGCCATCGAGTTGGTGGGGGCCGGGGATCCGAAGGTGGGCAAGGTGCTGCTCCGCCCCTGA
- the chvE gene encoding multiple monosaccharide ABC transporter substrate-binding protein: MRNRRAALAAIAGAASLALTLTACGQDSSGGSKDKGGDTKGATIGIAMPTKSSERWIADGKNVVKNLESKGYKTKLVYGEDDPDTQVSQIENLITQGVKGLIVAAIDNKSLGNVLQEAADANIPVIAYDRLILGTKNVDYYASFDNEKVGKLQGTYIVHRLGLDSGKKGPFNIELFAGSNDDNNTKYFFGGAMSVLQPYIDKKQLVVKSGQTALNKVTTLRWDGTTAQHRMEDILTSAYKSGRVDAVLSPYDGISIGILSALKSDGYGSGSKALPVVTGQDAELASVKSIIAGDQTQTVYKDTRQLAKVAATMVDDALKGKKPQVNDTKTYDNGTKVVPAYLLQPVSVDKSNYQQVLVDGGYYTESELK; the protein is encoded by the coding sequence ATGCGCAATCGCAGAGCCGCACTCGCCGCCATAGCCGGAGCCGCCTCGCTCGCCCTCACCCTGACCGCCTGCGGTCAGGACAGCTCGGGCGGCAGCAAGGACAAGGGAGGGGACACCAAGGGCGCCACCATCGGCATCGCGATGCCGACCAAGTCCTCCGAGCGCTGGATCGCGGACGGCAAGAACGTCGTCAAGAACCTGGAGTCCAAGGGCTACAAGACCAAGCTGGTCTACGGCGAGGACGACCCGGACACCCAGGTCTCGCAGATCGAGAACCTCATCACGCAGGGCGTGAAGGGCCTGATCGTCGCGGCGATCGACAACAAGTCCCTGGGCAACGTGCTCCAGGAGGCCGCCGACGCGAACATCCCGGTCATCGCCTACGACCGGCTGATCCTCGGCACCAAGAACGTCGACTACTACGCCTCGTTCGACAACGAGAAGGTCGGCAAGCTCCAGGGCACCTACATCGTGCACCGGCTCGGCCTGGACAGCGGCAAGAAGGGCCCGTTCAACATCGAGCTGTTCGCCGGCTCGAACGACGACAACAACACCAAGTACTTCTTCGGCGGCGCGATGAGCGTGCTGCAGCCGTACATCGACAAGAAGCAGCTGGTGGTCAAGTCCGGCCAGACCGCGCTCAACAAGGTCACCACCCTGCGCTGGGACGGCACCACCGCCCAGCACCGCATGGAGGACATCCTCACCTCCGCCTACAAGAGCGGCCGGGTGGACGCGGTGCTCTCCCCCTACGACGGCATCTCGATCGGCATCCTGTCCGCGCTGAAGTCGGACGGCTACGGCTCCGGCAGCAAGGCGCTGCCGGTCGTCACCGGCCAGGACGCCGAGCTGGCCTCGGTGAAGTCGATCATCGCCGGTGATCAGACGCAGACCGTCTACAAGGACACCCGCCAGCTCGCCAAGGTCGCCGCCACCATGGTCGACGACGCGCTCAAGGGCAAGAAGCCGCAGGTCAACGACACCAAGACCTACGACAACGGCACCAAGGTCGTGCCCGCCTACCTGCTGCAGCCGGTGAGCGTCGACAAGAGCAACTACCAGCAGGTGCTGGTCGACGGCGGCTACTACACCGAGTCCGAACTGAAGTGA